Proteins encoded by one window of Thermobaculum terrenum ATCC BAA-798:
- the rplN gene encoding 50S ribosomal protein L14 yields MIQPQTRLRVADNTGAREIMCIRVLGGSNRKTASVGDVIIASVKQAQPNGAVKKGDVVRAVIVRTAQPIAREDGSYIRFDDNAAVLINQQGNPRGTRIFGPVARELREKNFSRIISLAPEVL; encoded by the coding sequence ACTAGATTGCGTGTCGCAGACAACACGGGTGCCCGCGAGATCATGTGCATCCGTGTCCTTGGAGGCTCAAATCGCAAGACCGCCTCTGTAGGTGATGTAATCATCGCATCTGTCAAGCAAGCCCAACCTAATGGGGCTGTCAAGAAGGGTGATGTTGTGCGCGCTGTCATAGTGAGGACTGCGCAGCCTATAGCTCGGGAAGATGGTTCTTATATCAGGTTTGACGATAACGCAGCAGTGCTTATAAATCAGCAGGGTAACCCAAGAGGAACAAGAATATTTGGTCCTGTAGCTAGAGAACTCCGAGAGAAGAACTTCAGCAGAATCATCAGCCTAGCTCCTGAAGTGCTCTAA
- the rplX gene encoding 50S ribosomal protein L24 — protein MAVRIKRGDEVLVIAGKDKGKRGVVRRSIPSENRVVVEGVNIVKKHQRGRPGVQQAGIIEMESPIHVSNVMAVCPHCGAPTRVAIKRDEKGHKTRYCRRCNESIERS, from the coding sequence TTGGCAGTGAGAATAAAGAGAGGCGATGAAGTTTTGGTCATCGCCGGCAAGGATAAGGGCAAAAGGGGCGTAGTAAGAAGATCGATCCCTTCCGAGAACCGAGTGGTTGTGGAAGGGGTCAACATTGTTAAGAAGCATCAGCGAGGCCGCCCCGGAGTCCAACAGGCCGGCATAATTGAGATGGAAAGCCCTATACATGTAAGCAACGTAATGGCTGTATGCCCTCATTGTGGTGCGCCAACTAGAGTTGCTATCAAGAGGGATGAGAAGGGTCATAAGACTAGATACTGCCGAAGATGTAACGAAAGTATTGAGAGAAGCTAG
- the rplE gene encoding 50S ribosomal protein L5, translated as MVPRLKQLYKEQVVPALQREFNYSNPMQVPKIEKVVLNIGLGEATQNPRALDAASADLAAITGQKPVITRARKSIAQFKIRQGNPIGVMVTLRGDRAWEFLDRLINIALPQIRDFRGVSARSFDGRGNYTLGLREQVVFPEIDYDKIDKIRGLEVSIVTTAKTDEEARRLLELLGMPFRRQQAA; from the coding sequence GTGGTACCTAGACTCAAGCAATTGTATAAAGAACAAGTGGTACCTGCTTTGCAAAGGGAGTTCAATTATTCTAATCCCATGCAGGTACCTAAGATAGAAAAAGTAGTCCTCAATATAGGTCTGGGAGAGGCAACTCAGAACCCCAGAGCCTTGGATGCTGCGTCTGCTGATCTTGCAGCCATAACGGGCCAAAAGCCGGTCATTACGAGAGCTAGGAAGAGCATAGCTCAGTTTAAGATCAGGCAGGGTAACCCAATAGGGGTTATGGTTACTCTTAGAGGCGATAGGGCCTGGGAATTCCTAGACCGTCTTATCAACATTGCTTTGCCTCAGATAAGAGATTTCAGAGGGGTTTCTGCCAGGTCTTTTGATGGTAGAGGTAACTATACATTGGGGCTCAGGGAACAGGTGGTTTTCCCTGAGATAGATTACGACAAGATAGACAAGATAAGAGGTCTTGAGGTCAGTATAGTTACAACTGCTAAAACTGATGAGGAAGCAAGGAGGCTTCTTGAGCTTCTTGGTATGCCTTTCCGAAGGCAACAAGCTGCATAG
- a CDS encoding type Z 30S ribosomal protein S14: MARKALIVKASRPPKYKTRAYNRCKLCGRPRAYIRKFGMCRICFRELASKGQIPGVIKASW; the protein is encoded by the coding sequence TTGGCAAGGAAAGCTCTTATAGTAAAGGCTTCACGCCCACCAAAATACAAGACCAGAGCTTACAACAGATGTAAGCTCTGCGGTAGGCCCAGGGCCTATATTAGAAAGTTTGGTATGTGCAGAATATGTTTCAGGGAACTGGCGTCTAAGGGGCAAATCCCTGGAGTGATCAAGGCTAGTTGGTAG